In Spartinivicinus poritis, the genomic stretch AACAAATAAAAATCCAGCCCCATATTTCAACAGCAAGGCTTTTAAAAGCGGCTAAAAAATCACCTTGAAAGGGCTGACCTATGGGCCTAAAAATGACTACTTCCGGTACAAGCACCCTATCACTGGAAAATACTACCCCATGGGTAAAAACCGGGCCAAGGCTCAAGCTGCAGCTCGGCAGTTGAATATTCGGCTTGATGGTCAGTGTATGCTGGTCGCCCATGTGATGGATTCCGATGCAGCTAATGTTGAGCTGTTAATTGATAGATTCAATAAAGAGTATTTACCTACTCGCAACCTTAAGCCACGCAGCTTATTAAATTCAAAGTACCGATTAAACCGAATTATCAGAGATATTGGAAAACTGCCGTTAAAAGAGCTTACTGTACCCACTGTAGCTGATTATCTCGACAATAGTTTTTCAGGTGACTCATACCGTCAGCACCGATCAATATTAATTCAAGTCTGCCGCTTCGGTATTACTAAAGGGTTGCTAACTATGAACCCTGCTGAAGTGACTATGAATAAACAAGCTCAAAAAATACGGCAAAGGCTGACTATCGAACAGTACCACGCTATTTATAAGCTTGCTGATCCCTGGCTACAAAATGCTATGGATATTGGATTGATTACCCTTCAACGTGCAGGTGATATTGTAAAAATGAAATTCGAGGATATTAAAGACAATCACCTGTTTGTTATACAACAGAAGACAGAAAAGCATGGTGAATCAGCCTACTTGGCTATCAATATTGGCAAAGAGTTAAGTACCATTATTAAACGGGCAAGTGAAAGTGGTATTCGCAGCCCCTACATTGTCCACCGAAACCCAGAAAAGCGTAGTAGTAGCCACCGTCGTAATGATCACTGGACTGCTGTTAAACGGGATTATCTAAGCCGGGCATTCTCAGAAGTGCGAGATAAAACTAATTTATTTAAGGAGCAAAAAGCCAGAGAGCGTCCTACCTTCCATGAGATAAGGTCACTGGGTGGTTACCTCTATGAAAAAGCAGGCTATGACAAAAGCGCTATTAGAAGGCTCATGGGTCATACCTCTGAGAAAATGACAGAGCATTACTTACAAGGACATGAAACACGGTGGACGTTGGTTGATGCAGAATTAAGATTTGACTGGAAATGAAAAAAGCCCCAATAAAGGGGCTCTTTGCAAGCATAGTGTGTAGAACTACTTTCTATTTTTCTTTTACAACAACTAATTTATCAATAACAAGAGTATTATCATTAGTACTTGTAATGGCTATTCTAGCTACAGTGATATTTTCAGGCAATCTAACAGCTGCTTCTAAGTCCGTGAATTGATTATTGTCAGTATCCTTTTCATCAAGCTTTATCCACTTTTTTACTTGGGTGTCTGACTTTGGATCTAATGCAGCTAACTCATAGTAAAGCCATAGAGTAGACTTACCTGGCTTAGCCGTTTTTACTGAAGCTCCAACAATATAAGCTTTCTTTTCTTCTGCAACACAGCTTAACTCAAAGCCTACTGCAGGAAAATACTTACTATCTTGAACCATCAATACAGTAGTTTCTTCAATACTAGAATTACCTTCGTCATCAACTACTTGCTTATTTGCCGTGTCAAAATTTAATAGCCCTGTTTTATTCCACTGATAAATACCAAACTGATCTTTAGTATTGAATTCATTGTAATAAGGATGAGTAAAATCAAAGTCTATGGTTTCAGCTTCGCTTTCAGCTATTAATTTAACTAATTCAAAGTTTGTGGCCAGATCAGACCTATC encodes the following:
- a CDS encoding tyrosine-type recombinase/integrase, with the protein product MKGLTYGPKNDYFRYKHPITGKYYPMGKNRAKAQAAARQLNIRLDGQCMLVAHVMDSDAANVELLIDRFNKEYLPTRNLKPRSLLNSKYRLNRIIRDIGKLPLKELTVPTVADYLDNSFSGDSYRQHRSILIQVCRFGITKGLLTMNPAEVTMNKQAQKIRQRLTIEQYHAIYKLADPWLQNAMDIGLITLQRAGDIVKMKFEDIKDNHLFVIQQKTEKHGESAYLAINIGKELSTIIKRASESGIRSPYIVHRNPEKRSSSHRRNDHWTAVKRDYLSRAFSEVRDKTNLFKEQKARERPTFHEIRSLGGYLYEKAGYDKSAIRRLMGHTSEKMTEHYLQGHETRWTLVDAELRFDWK